Proteins encoded together in one Quercus lobata isolate SW786 chromosome 3, ValleyOak3.0 Primary Assembly, whole genome shotgun sequence window:
- the LOC115981437 gene encoding putative F-box/LRR-repeat protein At5g02700, translated as MVFPRESSKSDKIDAKDRISELPEPIKQHILFFMCPEDAARTTVLSKTWQQTWNSLRRLSFVSVDLGCTKTLEILHTEKVIIQKFKVLVLQEGAASLSCIDKWLELVLGNYINELHLHILFFEYTLPKQMFAAKSLAILNLIRCRLVESFFDENAKFTRLKELTLEKVVQDGNAIQELLNRCPMLEAFSIDNCLNVYCLKLFNLPNLKMAKINRVRMFYINKAPNLHTLCCRVKISIICSLRTTYNNLRKLSIGIGYNSFDVMYLPRLNSMFPLLETLDFNDIRRLDEVKISHGRLESLSLSSKFNTITG; from the exons atggtGTTTCCTAGAGAGTCATCGAAGAGTGATAAGATCGATGCAAAGGATCGGATATCTGAGTTGCCTGAACCCATTAAGCAGCACATTCTGTTTTTCATGTGCCCCGAAGATGCAGCTCGGACCACTGTTTTGTCCAAGACATGGCAACAAACATGGAATTCACTCCGCAGGTTAAGTTTTGTATCTGTAGATCTTGGTTGTACCAAAACTCTGGAAATACTCCACACGGAAAAGgtaataattcaaaaatttaaggttttagtACTACAAGAAGGTGCTGCTTCGCTGTCTTGTATCGATAAATGGCTTGAATTGGTTCTAGGAAATTACATCAATGAGCTACATCTTCACATCTTATTCTTCGAATACACACTGCCTAAGCAAATGTTTGCAGCTAAATCCTTGGCCATATTAAACTTAATACGTTGTAGGTTGGTAGaatctttttttgatgaaaatgcTAAGTTTACTCGTCTGAAGGAGCTGACTTTGGAAAAAGTTGTTCAAGATGGGAATGCGATACAAGAACTCCTTAACCGCTGCCCTATGCTTGAAGCGTTTTCAATTGATAATTGCTTGAACGTATATTGTCTTAAGCTTTTTAATCTTCCCAACCTTAAGATGGCCAAAATCAATAGGGTCAGAATGTTTTACATTAATAAAGCTCCTAATCTACACACTCTGTGCTGTAGAGTGAAAATTTCAATCATATGTTCGCTTCGTACTACTTACAATAATTTAAGGAAGCTTTCAATTGGAATTGGTTACAACAGCTTTGATGTAATGTATCTTCCACGACTTAATTCTATGTTTCCCCTTCTTGAGACTTTGGACTTTAACGACATAAGACGACTGGATGAGGTTAAAATTTCACATGGTCGACTTGAGAGCTTAAGTTTGTCATCAAAGTTTAATACTATCACAG GTTGA